The DNA region GCGGACCCGGTGCTGGCGGGCCAGTTGAACCCTTGGGTGGACAACAAGGGAGACACCGCATGAATCCGGCCCAGCCGCGCCTGCGCGCCGCCGCGCTGATTGTGGAGGGGGAGTCCCTGCTCATGGTGCGCCACCAAAAGGGCGGGCGGCACTACTGGCTGCTGCCCGGCGGCGGGGTGGACCAGGGGGAAACCGTCGCCGACGCGCTAACCCGGATATCTCACCATAATTGAAACCCGGGCCGTCATTTTGTGGTCTA from Candidatus Hydrogenedentota bacterium includes:
- a CDS encoding NUDIX domain-containing protein; translated protein: MNPAQPRLRAAALIVEGESLLMVRHQKGGRHYWLLPGGGVDQGETVADALTRISHHN